A stretch of DNA from Cryptococcus neoformans var. neoformans JEC21 chromosome 13 sequence:
CGATGTTGGAAACAATAAGGCCGAATACGTCGGCGGAAAGCGCTTGATGGAGAGCGAAGAGACGGCGtgagagaagacgagaagtGGTGCGGTGAAGAGGCGATACAgactgggaagaaggtgagtaGATGAAGAGCTGTTGATTTATCAGATATAGATTATCTATAATGGGTCGAGCGTATGCTCACAGGATTGTTGGCATGTGTCATCTGTAGATTCATACAGGatcttccctcttcaccaATATACCATAAGACACAATCATTCATTTCCAACCCCTGAGGTGGTTCTACGCTCCTGAGAGCAGGTGTCTTACCCTTTACATCCTTGAGTCCCTTCTGTGAAGCAAGAGTAGGCTTTTGAATTGAGGCAAAACTGATCTGGATAGTTGAGTCCTGAGAAAATGTATCCCTGATATCATCTGTATTTCCGTTAGATTGCTTCGTAGAGATGGATATAGATAAATTAAAACCCACTCGCTAGCCAATCATATGACACATCCCACACAACCACTATACCTTTCCTGCCGTCACCGTCTAGTTCGTTCTTGCTCGCCGCTAACAATGACTCCACAGCTTGCTTGACGTCGAGCTTTTGCCGGGGAAAGACGTAGTGAACAGGGAGAGCGTCCGTTCTGTTTCATCAGCTTGCAGACTCAAAGGAATCCAATCTAGCTTACGGAGTGAGACAAGCATGTCCATAATGTACTAAGAAATCTGCtgggagatgaagacaaCTCAAGACATCCGGACAACAACTTTCGATAGTGTTAGCTTCATTCCAAGTTACTACGCTGAAAACGACTGACTTCCCGTACGTGCTATCGGCAAGCACGTATGCCTGAGCTCCGGTATGTGCTATGCGAGTCTGGATAGCCCGATAGACGGAGACTGAAGATGGCAAGAGTTCATCGGGGAATTGTAACCCAATCTGTAAGAGGCATTTGTCAGCTATGCTTTGGTCATGCATGACATTTCATTTCCGTCGCAACCATCAAACGTTGATGTTCCTGGGAAAACGACTCTTTCATATATATGTCTCACTACTTACAGTCTTATAATCACCCTCAAGCACTCTCCTGACAGTCTCATCCACTTCGAAAGCTTCTTCTATGCTCATTCCTTCCGCTCCATCTCCTATGCTAGATGGTCCGGCTTGGGCATTCTCCAAGATCGCTTCCAGTTCAGGGTGGGATAAAGCGTGATCTGCTGGGGTTGAGAATGCGTCCGACATATTGCTGTTCTAACTGTTATATGGCGTTGAATAGATGTTCGAAATACATGGATGGGACTCGGAGGCAACTTATGCGAAAGTATTCAACAATTTGATCCCGTGGTGGAGGGCTCAAGCCTATCTCCACTTTGACAACACATTTGGTTCCGTGACTAATAACAGAATAATTATCTCTCCTGCTTGATGACCGGACTGACTCTCGTTCCGTCTGTCTGTCGAACGGAAGAAGCTCGCCTCCTCTGATCTTTTTCCTGCTTCTCTTTACTTTTTCAGTCGTAGCTTATAAAATTATGGACATGTGCCAGCAGCTTATTCAGTATGTACTCAGGAGAAGAACATCCATCAATATTGCCACCGAAGTATCTCAACTGGCACTCCAGGCAAGAAGTTCGTTCCCACATCTGATTTACTGTATCTCCAGTAGGTCTGTAATCAAGTAGGAGGACTTGTTT
This window harbors:
- a CDS encoding peptidyl-diphthamide biosynthesis, putative, which produces MSDAFSTPADHALSHPELEAILENAQAGPSSIGDGAEGMSIEEAFEVDETVRRVLEGDYKTIGLQFPDELLPSSVSVYRAIQTRIAHTGAQAYVLADSTYGNCCPDVLSCLHLPADFLVHYGHACLTPTDALPVHYVFPRQKLDVKQAVESLLAASKNELDGDGRKGIVVVWDVSYDWLANDIRDTFSQDSTIQISFASIQKPTLASQKGLKDVKGKTPALRSVEPPQGLEMNDCVLWYIGEEGRSCMNLQMTHANNPLFIYSPSSQSVSPLHRTTSRLLSRRLFALHQALSADVFGLIVSNIGLASSKPLLAQLREDLKRAKKKSYTLSVGRLNPAKLANFAEIECFVLVGCAEGGVVDSKDFLRPIITPWELELALQGPDHVWAPENWTLDLGTVLKDAQEREIKIKQDSSTADSDDDSLEFSLITGTMRTKKRFAFGNGTHTLENNKLLGDGGVQDLTLRNQNFSLSKLESAGSTFLASREFQGLEPRYGMDEPSVLEQGRSGVARGYTEEK